From Rhododendron vialii isolate Sample 1 chromosome 7a, ASM3025357v1:
CGcatcctcttcttctccatatCCATGCATAACTTCGTCTCCATCGGACTCACACTCAAAATCCTCATCTACCTCCTCTTCGGTATCATCCTCCGACACAAAATCTTCCTCATGTAGTTCTCGTACTCCAATATTTCTAGTAGTCCTTCTAGGTTGAAGGACTTCATCCGCTCCCGTAGCTTCCCCAATTACCTCCCATGTAAGTCCCGAAACCGGGTCAACTTCCTCGTCACCACCTTCAACTAGCCATCCTTGTGCATTTGTTGATTCTTTAGTACGTAATACATCCTTCccatttcttttattgttgatGAGTTTGACATTGAATTGGACATAGACTAGATTGTTCAACCTTGTCGCATCTAGtctattccttttctttgtatgtatctatacaaaaaaaaatcttaagttAATATAATTTcttatgcatatatatacaaagaaagagagagagagagagagtgcgtgTATGTACTTACTCCCTcaaaagtgctccaatttctcTCACACCCCGATGAACTTGAAGTCAAAGAGAGAATTCGAGTGgccattcttttcaaattggGTGTATGATTGCCATAGTTAGACCACCATCCAACTAGTCATGAGagaaagcacacaaaaaaatagtactaaGTAACTAAGTAACTTAGCAAAAAGAATAATACTAAGAAGGAAAGTAACTACTTATTTACCCGGATCATAAGAGTCATTGTTCGTCGCACATCCCATTGCGGCTAATGGTCTTCCAAATCcaccttctttgttcttgtactTCAACAACTCTCGATTGATGACTTCATCTTGAACATTGACATCATCGGGAAAGAAAGCTTCAACACAAGTAAGAACCCCATCCATAATGATAGGATCATCTTGAATGGTAGAATTGTTGAAGAAGTAAAAAGGATTCAAAAAGTAAGCTGTCAAATGCAATGCACTATCTAGCCGACCCTTAGCTTTCCCATCAATGACATCTAGTATTGGCCGGTAGTTAGTCTCAACTTGCTTGTATGCCGCGTTGAtctcttcttttgcttttgtgaGCTCTCCATACACAAAGCCCATTGAGGGCTTACGATCCCCATCAACAAGTCGAAGAACTATCACCAACAGACCAAACACTTTCAAGCATAAGGTTACGCCATTCCAAAATGCCTGACTCATCACAGTAGCATATGCCGTTTTTCCCTTTGGGCTCTTAGCCCATTTACTCTCACCCCATACATTGCTACTAAACATCGCTCGcaattcttgtttcttttccatCAAACTTTGTAAAGTCAAGAATGATGTAGCAAATCGAGTAACACCCGGCCTCACTATGTCTCTCTTCTTCGTATATTTTCTCATCATCGCCAATGTATTATGATGAGCATAAACAAATATAGTGAACGCTTTGGCCTTATCAATAGTAGCTTTAAACTTGGATTGCTTACCAATTCCTTCAAGCATGAGGTTAATTGTGTGGGTGCCACATGAGGTCCAAAATATGTTAGGCCTCTTGATCTTTAGCAAATCCGCCACGGCCATATTGTTGGATGCATTGTCCGTCACTACTTGAACTACATTTTGTGCCCCAATATCTTCAATGAACTTGTCAACATAGTCAAAGATATACACCCCCGTGTGTGACGCCTCTGAATCTTCctttgaagaaagaaaacaagtcCCTTGCTTACAATTAACGCACAAGTTCATaatgcttctcctttttcggtCGGTCCAAGCATCTGTCATGATTGGGCAACTTGTCAAAGCCCActcttcttcttgctttttGAGTAATGTTTTGGTtctctccacctcctccttcaACAATGGTTCCCTTAGTTGGTATTGGCTTGGAGGTTGGTATCCTGGGCCAAATAGAGCAACCGCTTCAACAAAACGTTTAAAGCTATCATTGTCTATGGCATGAAATGGAATGCCGGCTTCGTACACCCATCGAGCCAAGTATTGACTCACTTTATGACTCTTCTCCTTCCAAAAGCTATCATTTATGTTTGGTTGTCTCATCTTCTTAAATCCACTCGTGTCAAAAGAATCGGGATTAATATCTGTATATCTATCCATGGGACCAAGAACATAGGGCCTCTTCTTTGATCCCACCGCCAcattttcaatctcatcaccTTCGGATTCATCACCTACTATATTCACTTCCTCCCTAATTTCCAAGGCtgctttcttcttgttttttttctta
This genomic window contains:
- the LOC131333175 gene encoding uncharacterized protein LOC131333175, whose translation is MDGVLTCVEAFFPDDVNVQDEVINRELLKYKNKEGGFGRPLAAMGCATNNDSYDPVGWWSNYGNHTPNLKRMATRILSLTSSSSGCERNWSTFEGIHTKKRNRLDATRLNNLVYVQFNVKLINNKRNGKDVLRTKESTNAQGWLVEGGDEEVDPVSGLTWEVIGEATGADEVLQPRRTTRNIGVRELHEEDFVSEDDTEEEVDEDFECESDGDEVMHGYGEEEDA